A part of Desulfofundulus salinus genomic DNA contains:
- a CDS encoding LapA family protein, producing the protein MSKTQVYFILALALAVLMAVFALQNLEPVSINFLFWHLDGISKVLVILFSTLAGALAVLFLGVWWQFRRYLYIRRLEGEIQKLQSELDDHKKSAGVSPAGQLSAGATGPAKAGPEKNNVYH; encoded by the coding sequence ATGAGTAAAACGCAGGTTTACTTTATCCTGGCCCTGGCTTTAGCCGTGCTGATGGCGGTTTTTGCCTTGCAGAATCTTGAACCGGTTAGCATCAACTTTCTGTTCTGGCACCTGGACGGCATCTCCAAGGTGCTGGTGATCCTGTTTTCTACCCTAGCGGGGGCCCTGGCGGTGTTGTTCCTGGGTGTGTGGTGGCAGTTCAGGAGGTACCTTTACATCAGGCGCCTGGAAGGGGAAATTCAGAAACTGCAGAGCGAGCTTGACGATCATAAAAAGAGTGCCGGAGTTTCCCCCGCCGGTCAGCTGTCGGCCGGAGCAACCGGCCCGGCCAAAGCAGGACCGGAAAAGAACAACGTTTATCATTAA
- a CDS encoding MFS transporter: protein MNDNESMKKYVLLAATLASFLTPFMGSAVNLAVPAIGREFHLEALMLNWIVTSYLLASSVFLLPFGRAADLYGRKKVFLAGIITYTLLSLLSGLATSGEMLILFRILHGIGGAMIFGTGVAILTGVFPPQERGKVLGINVAAVYTGLSLGPVVGGFLTHQLGWRYIFLLNFLLGLIVVLVTVFKLKGEWRDGRGEKYDPAGAVLYSLGMTALMYGIAAVNSAPHAPWVLLLGVVLLASFIRQELRYRYPLLNLNLFRNLVFAFSNLAALIHYSATFAVGFLLSLYLQVVRGLDAQTAGFILLAQPILMALLSPLAGRLSDRVEPRLLASLGMALSFAGLFLFSLINKTTPLWTIMGYLVLLGIGFALFSSPNTNAVMSAVEKRYYGVASATLGTMRLVGQALSMALVTFFFGLYLKGTAITPAASPLLLKSMHISFLLFAVLCAGGVFFSLARGEVREKEGRL, encoded by the coding sequence ATGAACGATAACGAAAGCATGAAAAAATACGTTTTGCTGGCGGCCACTCTGGCTTCCTTTTTAACTCCCTTTATGGGCAGTGCCGTTAACCTGGCCGTTCCGGCCATTGGACGGGAGTTTCACCTGGAAGCATTGATGCTCAACTGGATTGTTACTTCCTATCTCCTGGCCTCCTCTGTTTTCTTGCTTCCCTTTGGCCGGGCTGCGGATCTGTACGGCAGGAAAAAAGTCTTTCTGGCCGGGATCATTACTTATACCTTGCTGTCCCTTTTAAGCGGTCTGGCCACTTCAGGGGAAATGCTGATCCTTTTCCGCATCCTGCACGGGATTGGCGGGGCCATGATCTTCGGCACCGGCGTGGCCATCCTGACCGGCGTATTTCCTCCCCAGGAACGGGGGAAAGTGCTGGGCATCAACGTGGCGGCTGTTTATACGGGGCTATCCCTGGGGCCGGTGGTGGGCGGGTTCTTAACCCACCAGCTGGGCTGGCGTTATATTTTCCTCCTGAACTTTTTGCTTGGCTTGATTGTGGTCCTGGTCACCGTGTTTAAACTCAAGGGAGAATGGAGGGATGGGCGGGGTGAAAAATATGACCCGGCGGGGGCGGTCCTTTACAGCCTGGGCATGACGGCGTTGATGTACGGCATAGCGGCCGTTAATTCTGCCCCCCATGCCCCGTGGGTTCTGTTACTGGGCGTGGTTTTGCTGGCCTCCTTTATCCGGCAGGAGTTGCGTTACCGGTATCCCTTGTTAAACCTCAATCTTTTCCGCAACCTGGTTTTTGCCTTTTCCAACCTGGCGGCGCTCATTCACTATAGCGCCACCTTTGCGGTGGGGTTTTTGCTTTCCCTGTACCTGCAGGTGGTCAGGGGGCTGGATGCCCAGACTGCCGGCTTTATCCTCCTGGCGCAGCCCATTCTGATGGCCCTTCTTTCCCCGCTGGCCGGCAGGCTTTCCGACCGTGTTGAGCCGCGGTTGCTTGCTTCCCTGGGGATGGCTTTGAGCTTTGCCGGGCTTTTCCTTTTTTCCCTTATAAACAAAACCACTCCTCTGTGGACGATAATGGGATATCTGGTGTTGCTTGGCATTGGTTTTGCTCTGTTTTCTTCGCCCAATACCAATGCGGTAATGAGTGCAGTGGAAAAACGCTATTACGGGGTGGCTTCGGCCACCCTGGGTACCATGCGTCTGGTCGGCCAGGCTTTAAGCATGGCCCTGGTCACCTTCTTCTTTGGCCTTTATCTGAAGGGCACGGCCATCACTCCGGCTGCGAGTCCGCTCTTACTGAAAAGTATGCATATATCGTTTTTGCTCTTTGCCGTGCTCTGCGCCGGCGGCGTGTTTTTCTCCCTGGCCCGGGGGGAGGTCCGTGAAAAAGAAGGGCGGCTGTAA
- a CDS encoding sulfite exporter TauE/SafE family protein — protein sequence MLFSVSWLVAALAVTMATTLQAVTGFGAALVLVPLLVLAYDAHTAVCMTMVISFCSLALLTYQVRKNIIKPMARNLSLGGLAGIPLGAYVFIHFDVTRLKIIIALVTLAFALALLLDWVPRRSFGSWTEAAVGAAGGFLGASVSMPGPPVVLFLNHQGVPKEQFRATTAAYFCLVYPASLLLLLAVQALDRQTILTALSLVPFALLGQMVGLGIFPRVSQELFRRGVPLLVTAVALYSLATTLL from the coding sequence ATGTTGTTTTCCGTTTCCTGGCTGGTAGCTGCCCTGGCCGTAACCATGGCCACTACCCTGCAGGCCGTGACCGGTTTTGGCGCAGCCCTCGTACTCGTCCCCCTGCTGGTGCTGGCCTACGACGCCCACACCGCCGTGTGTATGACCATGGTCATTTCTTTTTGTTCGCTGGCCCTCCTCACGTACCAGGTACGGAAGAACATCATCAAGCCGATGGCCAGAAACCTGTCCCTGGGCGGTCTGGCCGGCATTCCCCTGGGAGCCTACGTTTTTATCCACTTTGACGTCACCCGGCTCAAAATCATCATTGCCCTGGTTACCCTGGCCTTTGCCCTGGCCCTCCTCCTGGACTGGGTACCCCGCAGGTCTTTTGGTTCCTGGACCGAAGCCGCAGTGGGAGCCGCAGGCGGCTTTCTGGGAGCCAGCGTAAGCATGCCCGGTCCTCCCGTGGTGCTCTTTTTAAATCACCAGGGAGTGCCCAAGGAGCAGTTCCGGGCCACCACCGCCGCCTACTTTTGCCTGGTTTACCCGGCCAGCCTGCTCCTTTTGCTGGCCGTGCAGGCCCTGGACCGGCAGACCATCCTGACCGCCCTTTCCCTGGTCCCCTTTGCCCTGCTGGGCCAGATGGTGGGTCTCGGCATTTTTCCCCGGGTATCCCAGGAACTTTTTCGCCGGGGGGTACCCCTGCTGGTCACCGCCGTGGCCCTTTACTCCCTGGCCACGACGTTACTCTAA
- a CDS encoding phosphoenolpyruvate carboxykinase (ATP) yields MEEFRRRVVAGEEITNPSPEILRALASHEEQVTVYGSVNYITLVRNRSAKFTYIVEDGVRLGVDQQGISRQRALELVDQVHAYLKRKSVIRLDRQMGTHPDFRLHCRLYITAEYARIPLQWRLMLFEPENPDKEPDLMSIYVPEWPERIIFCHPEAGVTYILGTDYFGECKKSFLRMAMYVVKKQGWLGLHAGSKALRVRDRDGQLKEVGFILFGLSGTGKTTLTMHDHGLTGEEGVAIRQDDVVMMDGRGYCYGTENGFYIKTEGLDESQLVLYRAATAPGAIFENVKVLEDGRILFDDTGLTSNGRGVILRRDVLNTDYRIDLDKAHRLIFITRRNTIIPPVARLTAEQAAAYFMLGESIETSAGDPTRAGQSKREVGTNPFIIGPEEEEGNRLLEILRANPDMECYLLNTGSVGAGPGFPGEKITIAVSTHILREIARDSITWQTDPDWGYQVPLQVPGVDLDRYNPVTYYSPEVYRQLVEELRRERRQWLAKYRGLKPEIVAAIEPPGN; encoded by the coding sequence ATGGAAGAATTTCGCCGCAGAGTTGTAGCAGGCGAGGAAATAACCAATCCTTCGCCGGAAATTTTAAGGGCACTGGCCTCCCATGAGGAACAGGTCACCGTTTACGGTAGTGTCAATTATATCACCCTGGTCCGCAACCGCAGCGCCAAATTCACCTATATCGTAGAAGACGGAGTGCGGCTGGGAGTGGACCAGCAGGGCATTTCCCGGCAGCGGGCGCTGGAGCTGGTGGACCAGGTGCATGCCTATCTGAAGCGAAAATCGGTCATCCGCCTGGACCGGCAGATGGGCACCCATCCCGATTTCCGCCTGCACTGCCGTTTATATATCACCGCTGAATATGCTCGCATCCCGCTACAGTGGCGCTTGATGCTCTTTGAGCCGGAAAACCCGGACAAAGAGCCCGATTTAATGAGCATCTATGTTCCGGAGTGGCCCGAACGGATTATTTTTTGCCACCCCGAAGCCGGTGTTACCTACATTTTGGGAACGGACTACTTCGGGGAATGCAAGAAATCCTTTTTGCGCATGGCCATGTACGTGGTGAAAAAGCAGGGCTGGCTGGGCCTGCATGCCGGGAGCAAGGCTTTAAGGGTGCGGGACAGGGACGGCCAATTAAAAGAGGTCGGCTTTATTCTCTTTGGCCTTTCCGGTACGGGAAAAACCACCCTCACCATGCATGATCACGGCTTGACCGGGGAGGAAGGGGTGGCCATCCGCCAGGACGACGTGGTGATGATGGATGGCCGGGGTTACTGTTACGGTACGGAAAATGGTTTTTATATTAAAACGGAAGGTTTGGATGAGTCCCAGCTGGTCCTCTACCGGGCGGCCACCGCTCCCGGGGCCATCTTTGAAAACGTGAAGGTGCTGGAAGATGGGCGGATTTTGTTTGATGATACCGGGCTGACTTCCAACGGCCGGGGAGTGATCCTGCGCCGGGACGTGCTCAATACCGATTACCGCATTGATCTCGACAAGGCTCACCGGCTCATCTTTATCACCCGCCGGAATACCATTATCCCTCCCGTGGCCAGGTTAACGGCGGAACAGGCGGCGGCTTATTTTATGCTGGGGGAATCTATTGAAACCTCGGCGGGAGATCCCACCCGTGCCGGCCAGTCGAAACGGGAGGTGGGCACCAACCCCTTTATCATTGGTCCTGAAGAAGAGGAAGGTAACCGCCTGCTGGAAATACTGCGGGCCAACCCGGACATGGAATGCTACCTGTTGAACACCGGCAGTGTGGGTGCGGGACCCGGCTTCCCCGGCGAAAAAATCACCATTGCCGTTTCCACCCACATCTTGCGGGAAATTGCCCGGGACAGCATTACCTGGCAAACCGATCCCGACTGGGGCTACCAGGTGCCTTTACAGGTGCCGGGGGTGGACCTGGACCGCTATAACCCCGTTACTTACTACAGCCCGGAAGTTTACCGGCAGCTGGTGGAAGAACTGCGCCGGGAGCGCCGCCAGTGGCTGGCTAAGTACCGGGGTTTGAAGCCGGAAATTGTTGCCGCCATTGAACCGCCGGGGAATTAG
- a CDS encoding zf-TFIIB domain-containing protein, whose amino-acid sequence MKECPVCHVPLREVPRFGVLLDVCSRCHGVWLDGGELEKVIALAREFHGEFQHYKDYDEHHRHHHHDHYGHHGYHKHKKKRSIFELFEDLFD is encoded by the coding sequence ATGAAGGAATGCCCGGTATGCCATGTACCCCTGAGGGAAGTGCCCCGCTTCGGGGTTTTGCTGGATGTCTGCTCCCGCTGCCACGGGGTGTGGCTCGACGGCGGAGAACTGGAAAAGGTGATTGCCCTGGCCCGGGAGTTCCACGGCGAATTTCAGCATTATAAGGATTACGACGAGCACCACCGCCATCACCATCACGACCACTACGGCCATCACGGCTACCACAAGCACAAAAAGAAACGCAGCATCTTCGAGTTATTTGAAGATCTGTTTGATTAA
- a CDS encoding tRNA lysidine(34) synthetase: MKGQGKAVYQIKRTYGKWFLTKVKRAIYRYSMITAGDKIAVGVSGGKDSSALLYIMWLLKNYSPLSFDFHAVFLDLGWPVDAAPLASFCRERDIPFHVEQTAIGAIVFEHRREENPCALCAHLRRGALHEAARRLGCNKVALGHHLDDLLETFLLNWVYTGRLATFTPVTHLARSGLVLIRPLIYLPEATLAGIARAENLPVMDNPCPASGKTKREEIRTLVGLMAKAYPDIREKFLTAIENARWLESSPNSQ; the protein is encoded by the coding sequence ATGAAGGGCCAGGGTAAGGCAGTCTACCAAATCAAGCGCACCTACGGGAAATGGTTCCTGACGAAAGTGAAACGGGCAATCTACCGGTACTCCATGATCACGGCAGGCGATAAAATTGCCGTAGGTGTTTCGGGGGGCAAGGATAGTTCCGCTCTCCTGTACATAATGTGGCTGCTTAAAAACTATTCCCCGCTTTCCTTTGACTTTCACGCCGTCTTTCTTGACCTGGGCTGGCCGGTGGATGCCGCCCCGCTGGCCTCCTTTTGCCGGGAACGGGACATACCATTTCACGTGGAACAAACGGCCATCGGAGCCATCGTCTTTGAACACCGCCGGGAGGAAAACCCCTGCGCCCTGTGTGCCCACCTGCGCCGGGGTGCCCTGCACGAAGCGGCCCGGCGGCTGGGTTGCAACAAGGTGGCCCTGGGGCATCACCTGGATGATCTCCTGGAAACCTTTCTTTTAAACTGGGTCTATACCGGCCGCCTGGCCACCTTTACACCGGTGACCCATCTGGCCAGAAGCGGCCTGGTACTCATCCGCCCCCTTATTTATCTGCCGGAAGCCACCCTGGCCGGCATTGCGCGGGCGGAAAATCTTCCCGTGATGGACAACCCCTGTCCTGCCAGCGGTAAAACGAAGCGGGAAGAAATACGCACCCTGGTCGGCTTGATGGCGAAAGCCTATCCCGACATCCGGGAAAAATTTCTCACCGCTATAGAGAACGCCCGGTGGCTGGAATCATCGCCCAACAGCCAGTAG
- a CDS encoding CoB--CoM heterodisulfide reductase iron-sulfur subunit B family protein has protein sequence MKIPYFPGCTLYNKARGLDNSTRASLAALGVELAELPRWTCCGTVFPLARDNYMGMVAAARILAGVAGEGEDRLLTVCSFCYNVLKRVNYEMQHNLEARQKLNNYLEENYTGEIQVVHPLEICKEHVGFDAIRARAGRNLKGLKVACYYGCMLVRPALEMGFDDPENPTIMEELVAALGAEVVEYPHKTTCCGSYQVLHENDLVMQRVQDILNSAVAKGAEAIITSCPLCQFNLDWLQEKILEQDTGFRQIPVLYFTQLLGVALELPRESLGLEQHYVDPRPLLLGAMPHLR, from the coding sequence ATGAAAATACCATACTTTCCGGGATGTACGCTATACAATAAAGCAAGAGGTCTGGATAATTCTACCCGGGCCTCCCTGGCCGCTCTGGGGGTGGAACTGGCCGAGCTGCCCCGGTGGACCTGCTGCGGAACGGTGTTTCCCCTGGCCCGGGATAATTACATGGGCATGGTCGCAGCGGCGCGTATTTTGGCCGGTGTCGCCGGAGAAGGAGAAGACAGGCTGCTTACGGTATGCTCCTTCTGCTATAACGTTCTAAAACGGGTAAATTATGAAATGCAACATAATTTAGAGGCCAGGCAAAAGCTCAATAATTACTTAGAAGAAAATTATACCGGGGAAATACAGGTGGTCCATCCACTGGAAATTTGCAAGGAACACGTGGGGTTTGACGCCATTCGGGCCAGAGCGGGCCGCAACCTGAAAGGGCTTAAAGTGGCCTGTTATTACGGTTGCATGCTTGTGCGGCCTGCTCTGGAGATGGGTTTTGACGATCCGGAAAACCCCACCATCATGGAAGAGCTGGTCGCCGCCCTTGGCGCAGAAGTGGTGGAATACCCCCATAAAACAACCTGCTGTGGTTCCTACCAGGTGCTGCACGAAAATGACCTGGTGATGCAAAGGGTACAGGACATTCTCAACTCCGCCGTTGCTAAAGGGGCAGAAGCAATCATCACCAGTTGCCCCTTGTGCCAGTTTAACCTGGACTGGCTGCAGGAAAAAATCCTGGAACAAGACACCGGCTTTCGCCAAATTCCCGTTCTGTATTTCACCCAGCTTCTGGGGGTGGCCCTGGAACTCCCCCGGGAAAGCCTGGGACTGGAGCAGCATTACGTAGACCCCCGGCCTTTATTGCTGGGGGCTATGCCTCATCTTCGCTAA
- a CDS encoding RNA-guided endonuclease TnpB family protein, protein MVKLPKRLTNAAILQAQLVWHRNQYWLHVTVEKPALLKVQGDVCAAIDPGEVHALSITDGDEALVISGRLLRSLNRLRNKVLRQLQRAISRTSSGSRKRKKLLAKKYRFLNWIERRIEHILHSISAQAVRWCLEKYVKVVYTGNPEGVREKNCGKKHNQRMGQWAFGKLRALLEYKLKRHGIELIPVDERGTSGTCPVCGEYTKQTGRVFRCGNASCGISGIHRDVLGASGILDKAVNGNFTKGRKLPGKVEYLRPQVLAPQKAA, encoded by the coding sequence ATGGTAAAGCTCCCTAAAAGGCTTACCAACGCCGCAATCCTGCAAGCGCAACTGGTCTGGCACCGTAATCAATACTGGCTGCACGTAACCGTAGAGAAACCGGCCCTGTTAAAAGTTCAGGGCGACGTTTGTGCCGCCATTGACCCGGGGGAAGTGCATGCCCTGAGCATCACCGACGGCGATGAAGCTCTGGTGATCAGTGGCAGGCTGCTTCGTTCGCTCAACCGCTTGAGGAACAAGGTGCTGCGGCAGTTGCAACGAGCTATCTCCAGAACATCGAGCGGCTCCAGGAAGCGCAAGAAACTCCTGGCTAAAAAGTACCGGTTCCTCAACTGGATCGAGCGGCGGATAGAACATATTCTGCACAGTATTTCGGCCCAGGCCGTCCGCTGGTGCCTGGAAAAGTACGTCAAGGTGGTCTACACCGGCAACCCGGAAGGCGTGCGCGAGAAAAACTGCGGCAAAAAGCACAATCAGCGCATGGGCCAGTGGGCCTTCGGCAAATTGCGCGCTTTGCTGGAATACAAGCTCAAGCGTCACGGCATAGAGCTGATTCCGGTGGATGAGCGCGGCACTTCCGGTACCTGCCCGGTATGCGGGGAATATACCAAACAGACCGGACGCGTATTCCGGTGTGGAAATGCTTCCTGCGGGATTTCGGGTATCCACCGGGACGTGCTGGGAGCCAGCGGCATTTTGGATAAAGCTGTGAACGGAAATTTCACTAAAGGCCGTAAGCTACCCGGAAAAGTGGAATACCTGCGGCCGCAGGTGCTGGCGCCGCAAAAAGCGGCATGA
- a CDS encoding 4Fe-4S dicluster domain-containing protein, which yields MAMELSNKMSRGIIERIKEISGQDPHLCMQCGTCSAGCTGREVMELLPRQVMRLIQLGDARVLHCRSIWVCSTCLLCTARCPRGIDLARLMEALRVINLRSGREVLVAEKIPVELLTRVPQMALTSGMRKLSA from the coding sequence ATGGCTATGGAACTATCAAACAAAATGAGCCGGGGAATCATTGAGCGGATTAAGGAAATTAGCGGGCAGGATCCGCATTTATGCATGCAGTGCGGCACCTGCAGTGCGGGATGTACGGGCAGGGAGGTCATGGAACTGTTACCCCGGCAGGTCATGCGCCTGATCCAGCTGGGTGACGCCCGAGTCCTGCACTGCCGCTCCATTTGGGTCTGCAGCACCTGTTTGCTCTGTACGGCCCGCTGCCCGCGGGGTATAGATCTGGCCCGGTTAATGGAAGCTCTACGGGTAATCAACCTGCGTTCGGGCAGGGAAGTGCTGGTGGCCGAAAAAATACCGGTGGAATTGCTCACCCGGGTTCCCCAGATGGCCTTGACCAGTGGTATGCGCAAGCTGAGCGCTTGA
- a CDS encoding DUF763 domain-containing protein, protein MPLHGGKCPPWLFERMVKMSRALIEVMVVEGGPDGILARLADPFWFQALGCVLGFDWHSSGLTTTVCGALKEALRDRAGQLGLFVAGGKGKTSRQTPGEILAIGERFPLARDPGELVFASKMAAKVDNAAVQDGYQLYHHTFFFTSSGRWAIIQQGMNETARWARRYHWLSTTVKDFVCEPHTAVCCDHKGETLNLVALESDPARKVITELAREKPENLLRDLTRLQQDALNLPARHRVELADLNPARLHRVLLKSYERQPESFAALVATEGVGPKALRALSLLSELAYGTPPSFRDPARFSFAHGGKDGHPYPVDRATYDHSIAFLEKALAESRLGRQEKIEAFRRLGRWPRHAF, encoded by the coding sequence CTGCCCCTGCACGGAGGGAAATGCCCGCCCTGGCTCTTTGAACGGATGGTCAAAATGAGCCGCGCCTTAATTGAAGTAATGGTGGTGGAAGGCGGCCCGGACGGAATCCTGGCCAGGCTGGCCGACCCCTTCTGGTTTCAGGCCCTGGGTTGCGTGCTGGGATTTGACTGGCATTCTTCTGGTTTAACCACCACCGTCTGCGGTGCGTTAAAGGAAGCCCTGCGGGACCGGGCCGGCCAGCTGGGGCTTTTTGTGGCGGGCGGCAAAGGAAAGACATCCCGCCAGACACCCGGCGAAATCCTGGCCATAGGGGAAAGGTTTCCCCTGGCCAGAGATCCCGGGGAACTGGTTTTTGCGAGCAAAATGGCCGCAAAAGTGGACAACGCCGCCGTCCAGGACGGCTACCAGCTCTACCACCATACCTTCTTTTTTACTTCCTCCGGACGCTGGGCAATCATCCAGCAGGGTATGAACGAAACCGCCCGCTGGGCCCGCCGCTATCACTGGTTGAGCACCACGGTAAAGGATTTTGTCTGCGAACCCCACACGGCGGTATGCTGCGACCACAAAGGCGAAACCCTTAACCTGGTGGCCCTGGAAAGCGACCCGGCCCGTAAGGTGATTACCGAACTGGCCCGGGAAAAACCGGAAAACCTGCTCCGGGATCTGACCCGGTTGCAGCAGGATGCCCTGAACCTGCCGGCCCGGCACCGGGTGGAACTGGCCGACCTGAATCCGGCCAGGCTGCACCGGGTGCTCCTGAAAAGTTACGAACGGCAGCCGGAGAGTTTTGCCGCCCTGGTGGCCACCGAGGGAGTGGGACCCAAAGCGCTGCGGGCTCTTTCCCTGCTCTCGGAACTGGCCTACGGAACACCGCCCAGCTTCAGGGATCCGGCCAGGTTCAGTTTCGCCCACGGGGGCAAGGACGGCCACCCTTATCCCGTAGACCGGGCTACCTATGATCACTCCATAGCCTTTCTGGAGAAAGCCCTGGCCGAAAGCCGCCTGGGCCGCCAGGAAAAAATAGAAGCGTTCCGCCGCCTGGGCCGGTGGCCCCGCCACGCGTTTTAG
- a CDS encoding MFS transporter, with product MISSSSTSEKQKAGFACLRSVDINASFYLHIFVKEGKTGYQPEYEYQKKTGAIKENQKGTGLLRSFWGGLQARQIMNTGYLFTLINLAVFLDTVLYGIIVPVVPYYATSVGASTTELGLIFAALSAGLLLASVPAGLACDRYGYRPVMVLGMAGLTISTLIFIISRSVWLLVISRLLQGIAAAATWSAGLALVAILYPPHLRGQKMGIVMTSTGLGTIIGPVLGGTLYQFAGYAFPFLVTAGAGALLTLLLWFSPLPRNSNPAGRQQPPWQQFLFNRNIFWVVLITVTGSFGFGMLEPLLPIDLQKRFGLGSAGVGLLFGALSLSFALFQPLFGILSDRLGRKPLIVAGLISTAATVPWLVVAPNVKLVTATMALLGLTTGAYSTPALPLLAESMEKIHPKHPTDGKTGQANGLYGTTYGIANTAYSVGLLAGPLVGTFLAQRWDVLTVMLLYSALLGATAIGVMARLQETLKAKKILS from the coding sequence ATGATTTCCTCCAGCTCAACCAGCGAAAAACAAAAGGCAGGTTTTGCCTGCCTGCGGTCCGTAGATATAAATGCATCATTTTACCTTCATATCTTCGTGAAAGAAGGGAAGACAGGTTACCAACCAGAATATGAGTATCAGAAAAAAACCGGTGCAATAAAGGAAAACCAAAAGGGCACAGGTCTTCTTAGAAGCTTTTGGGGAGGGTTGCAAGCGAGGCAAATTATGAATACCGGCTACTTGTTTACGCTGATCAACCTGGCCGTTTTTCTGGATACCGTGTTGTACGGCATCATCGTCCCCGTGGTGCCCTATTACGCCACCAGCGTAGGTGCTTCCACCACCGAACTGGGGCTAATTTTTGCCGCCCTTTCCGCCGGCCTCCTGCTGGCCAGCGTACCCGCGGGGCTGGCCTGTGACCGGTACGGCTACAGGCCGGTCATGGTTCTGGGTATGGCTGGCCTGACCATATCCACGCTAATTTTCATAATTTCCCGCTCGGTCTGGCTTCTGGTTATCAGCCGTTTACTCCAGGGAATAGCCGCAGCGGCCACCTGGTCTGCGGGCCTGGCCCTGGTGGCGATCCTGTACCCGCCCCATCTAAGGGGACAAAAAATGGGGATAGTCATGACCAGCACCGGCCTGGGTACCATTATCGGCCCGGTGCTGGGCGGTACTCTTTACCAGTTTGCCGGTTACGCCTTCCCCTTTCTGGTAACGGCGGGCGCAGGGGCTTTGCTGACCCTTTTGCTCTGGTTCAGCCCCCTGCCGAGAAACAGCAACCCTGCCGGGCGGCAGCAGCCGCCCTGGCAGCAGTTTTTATTCAACCGGAACATTTTCTGGGTAGTGTTAATAACCGTCACGGGCAGCTTTGGGTTTGGCATGCTGGAGCCCCTTCTGCCCATTGACCTGCAAAAACGTTTTGGTCTCGGCAGTGCCGGCGTGGGACTGCTCTTTGGCGCCTTGAGCCTCTCCTTCGCCCTGTTCCAGCCCCTTTTCGGGATCCTTTCCGACCGGCTGGGACGTAAACCTCTGATCGTAGCTGGATTGATCAGCACGGCGGCCACCGTGCCGTGGCTGGTGGTGGCGCCAAATGTTAAACTGGTAACGGCGACCATGGCCCTGCTAGGCCTTACCACTGGGGCCTACTCCACCCCCGCGCTGCCTTTGCTGGCGGAATCCATGGAGAAAATTCACCCCAAACACCCCACGGACGGAAAGACAGGCCAGGCAAACGGCCTTTACGGCACCACCTACGGCATAGCCAATACCGCCTATTCCGTGGGGCTGCTCGCCGGTCCCCTGGTGGGCACTTTCCTGGCCCAGCGCTGGGACGTCCTCACGGTCATGCTGCTCTACTCCGCCCTGCTGGGGGCCACTGCCATAGGAGTGATGGCCCGCCTGCAAGAAACGCTAAAGGCAAAGAAAATCCTGTCTTAA
- a CDS encoding ferredoxin, which yields MAKIPYIESEECLACGSCADVCPDVFQMNETLGFAEVVNPQGASEDEIQEAIDMCPAQCIHWKEE from the coding sequence GTGGCCAAAATCCCGTACATCGAATCGGAAGAATGCCTGGCCTGCGGCTCCTGCGCAGATGTTTGCCCGGATGTCTTCCAGATGAATGAAACCCTGGGCTTCGCCGAGGTGGTTAACCCCCAGGGTGCCAGTGAAGATGAAATTCAGGAAGCCATTGATATGTGCCCTGCCCAGTGCATCCACTGGAAAGAGGAATAG